One genomic region from Candidatus Nitrosopumilus koreensis AR1 encodes:
- a CDS encoding GNAT family N-acetyltransferase, protein MNKIEFRDVHDDDWDFLVKIRNASHELHGNTSIFTKQEYKKYIENQLLENKSNRHWIIMYEDKMMGHAKIINQVIGYIFAPEFQGKGLLKFVFDKFETEVAKLGYLTMLGRVKITHPVSLWQCMKHGWKMVGLEMNEDPELSEYKLSKDIKNS, encoded by the coding sequence TTGAACAAAATTGAATTTCGTGATGTACATGATGATGATTGGGATTTTTTAGTAAAAATTAGAAATGCTTCTCATGAACTTCATGGTAATACTTCAATTTTCACCAAGCAAGAATACAAAAAATATATTGAAAATCAACTTCTTGAAAATAAAAGTAATAGACATTGGATAATTATGTATGAAGACAAAATGATGGGTCATGCTAAAATCATTAATCAAGTGATTGGATACATTTTTGCACCTGAATTTCAGGGCAAAGGTTTATTGAAATTTGTATTTGACAAATTTGAAACCGAAGTTGCAAAACTTGGATATTTAACTATGTTGGGTAGAGTAAAAATCACACATCCTGTTTCACTTTGGCAATGTATGAAACACGGATGGAAAATGGTTGGTTTGGAAATGAATGAAGATCCTGAATTGTCTGAATACAAATTATCAAAAGATATTAAGAATTCTTAA